From a single Athene noctua chromosome 2, bAthNoc1.hap1.1, whole genome shotgun sequence genomic region:
- the LOC141957182 gene encoding mediator of RNA polymerase II transcription subunit 1-like, with amino-acid sequence MERLRLKYQQKPWTETLNLVHFCMDKPLPQPVSNDPDGPLLSCMEKLQRTLYAKSLFSVMNRLESLSKQKGLNTHISPSGTACYITSSMFYIEVQLEKDGKVIDVKVAHLGEAPEVCDDLAQHLRMKNYEAFGKILEDLSNLYQIPGNSEMKAKGFFALQALEKDLYSMYLLDRTQDVNRITEVLHGKVGHLVPRTGATPMNIEFYISPYQVLEGELNPGSQVCGTKTVVTVENTDTLHKLPLSPLLVDSPAGEDGNPAFLPLTDKLGMDLPAFFVLKFHQPIPMFSSSIEEIQRLTGIQITGLKLAPLYELIVQSTLKEKCSEDLPTHQSCFFVSLPDCPKHCYFINKGSEKSDVAGALVSKIPFSHPKCVPGVIEILRHQVAYNTLISSCVSEKRIKEDDSELLYFEVVPHKNTSFSVFFLHPMKENLACEKSNVTFI; translated from the exons ATGGAACGGTTGCGTTTAAAATATCAGCAAAAACCATGGACTGAAACTCTGAATCTTGTCCATTTCTGCATG GATAAGCCACTTCCACAGCCTGTCAGTAATGATCCAGATGGCCCGTTGCTCTCTTGCATGGAGAAGCTACAGAGGACGTTATATG CtaagtctttgttttctgtgatgaACAGATTGGAATCTTTATCCAAACAAAAAGG GCTTAATACTCACATTAGCCCCAGTGGGACTGCCTGCTACATAACATCAAGCATGTTTTATATAgaagttcagctggagaaggatGGAAAAGTGATAGATGTAAAGGTGGCTCACCTTGGAGAAGCCCCTGAG GTTTGTGATGACTTGGCACAGCATCTAAG GATGAAGAACTATGAAGCCTTTGGAAAGATTCTAGAAGACCTGTCAAATTTGTATCAAATTCCAGGAAACAG cGAAATGAAAGCTAAGGGATTCTTTGCTTTGCAGGCCCTTGAGAAAGATCTGTATTCAATGTATCTTCTAGACAG AACACAGGATGTAAACAGAATTACTGAAGTACTTCATGGAAAAGTAGGACACCTGGTGCCAAGAActggag CAACTCCTATGAACATTGAATTTTACATTTCTCCCTATCAAGTTTTGGAAGGAGAACTAAATCCTG GTTCCCAGGTATGTGGAACAAAAACAGTTGTAACTGTTGAAAACACAGATACACTCCACAAACTTCCTCTTTCTCCACTGCTTGTAGATTCTCCAGCTGGAGAGGACGG caaCCCTGCTTTTTTGCCACTGACTGATAAACTCGGCATGGATTTACCAGCTTTTTTTGTGTTGAAGTTTCACCAGCCTATTCCTATGTTCTCATCCAGTATTGAAGAGATACAGAGGCTCACAG GAATTCAGATTACTGGCTTGAAACTAGCTCCTCTATATGAGCTGATTGTTCAGTCTACccttaaagaaaaatgcagtgaagACTTGCCTACACATCAATCCTGTTTCTTTGTG TCTCTTCCAGATTGCCCCAAGCACTGTTACTTCATAAACAAGGGATCAGAAAAATCAGATGTAGCAGGAGCCTTGGTCAGTAAAATCCCATTTAGCCATCCAAAGTGCGTGCCTGGTGTAATAGAGATTCTTCGACATCAAGTGGCATATAACACTCTTATTAGCAGCTGTGTCTCTGAGAAGCGTATAAAGGAAG ATGACTCAGAACTGCTTTACTTTGAAGTGGTACCACACAAGAACaccagcttttctgtctttttccttcATCCTATGAAAGAGAATTTAGCCTGTG AGAAGTCCAATGTCACCTTCATTTAA